The genomic stretch TGACATCGCCAAATTCGGCGAACAATTGGATTGGAAGATCTATGGTATCGAACCCGGTAACGACGGTAACATGATCATTCAGAACATGATCGACAAAGACATGTTCGGTCTCGGCAAGTTCGAGCTGGTTCAGTCCAGTGAAGTTGCCATGCTTTCTCAGGTCCAGGCATATGCCAAGAACGACAAGTGGATCGTCTTCCTCGGCTGGGCACCGCACAGCATGAACGAACGCATCGACATGACCTACCTGACCGGCAGCACCGATCAGACCTTTGGCGGCAACAACGGTACAGCCACTGTCTGGACCAATGTCCGCAAGGATCTGGAAAAGGACAACCCCAATGTTGCCAAGCTCTTCAAGAACATGACCTTCCCGGTTTCCATGATGAACCAGATCATGACCTCCGTTCATAAGGACAAGTCCCTGAGCCTCGGCAAAGCCGGTCTCAAGTGGCTGAAAGAGAACCCGGAAATGTACGAAGCATGGACGAAGGATGTCACCACGGTTGACGGCAAGCCCGCTGCCCCAGCTATAAAGGCATACCTCGACAAGAACGTGTAACCTCGTTTTCCGAACTGCTCAAAAAAAAGGGAGGTGCCGGACGGCATCTCCCTTTTCATTTTCGATGATATGTAATGAAAACTATAAATCCACAGGCTCTTCCTGATCCATGATAAACCGACGCTTGGGAAGACATTCCGGGTAGTTTTCCTGCATGAACCCAATGAGGCCTTCACGCACCAAACACCGCAGGTCCCATGCCTTTGAAGCATTTGATGCACTCACCAAGGCTCGAACGGTTATGTCATGGGACCCCGAATCCGTAACTTGCAGACCGCATGTCTTGCCATCCCACAAAGGTCGAGCTTCTTCACATAACTGACGCAGGTGCTCGCGCAAAGGTTCAATGGGAGTTGTGTAATCCACATGCAAAAAGACCGTTCCCATGATTTCCGCAGTTTTTCGCGTCCAGTTCTGGAACGGTTTTTCCAAAAAGTATGTCACGGGAACAATCAAACGCCGCTGATCCCATACCCTGACCACCACATAGGTGAAGGTAATTTCCTCAATCCGGCCCCACTCTCCCTCTACAATCACCACATCTTCCAGGTTGATGGGATTGGACAAGGCGACCTGAATACCTGCTATAATGGCACCAAAGGTCTTTTGAGCCGAAATACCAAGGACAACACTGAGAACACCGGCAGATGCAAGCATCGTTGTTCCAACGGTTCGGAATCGTTCAAACTGAAGAAGAATTCCAGCCAGAGCCCCAAGCCAGATGAGTACGACAACTATTCGCTGCAGGACTCGTACCCGGGTATGCACTTTACGCGCCCGAAGATTGTCATCCGTTTCAATGTCATACTTCCACTGCACGATGTTGACGGCCATGTAGGAGACCATGCTCAAAATCCAGGCGGTAATGAGAACCCAGACAGCACCCAAAATGGCCAATATGGTTTTGGTCGTCGAAACTTCAAAATGGACCAGAGGCAGCAATACCGTCACTAAAAAGATGAAAGACGTAATGATAACAATGCCAACAGTTTGCTTTCGCAATGGGCCGCCGATGGCCTCCCACAAATCACGCCAGTTTCCCTTGCCACCTTTCAGCCATTTCAGAAAGGCAACCATCATTCCTATGACAGTCAGTGCCAGTAGTACTCGCACACTCCAGCCAAGCCAATTGTCAGTCATTATATCGAGACCTCTGCACGGCAAATCCCACACTTTTACTCTTTAACTATTTGATTTATTATGCTATTATTTCTCCATCCAAAGGAGGAAGGCATGGCTATTCGGCAGAAAGGACCTCGGTTGGGTGATTACTTCCTGGGGCACCGCAGAACCAAGACCACATTTCTGGATGAGATCAACGAA from Pseudodesulfovibrio profundus encodes the following:
- a CDS encoding ABC transporter substrate-binding protein, with protein sequence MSSGLRRIAFVFFLIATLCTSAITATAADKITVASVSWTGVTIKSEVAVSVLESLGYKAENKVFSVPITYSALSTGDADVFFGNWMPSMASVANKFFESGKVIKYVANMPGAKYTLAVPTFCAEAGLKDFSDIAKFGEQLDWKIYGIEPGNDGNMIIQNMIDKDMFGLGKFELVQSSEVAMLSQVQAYAKNDKWIVFLGWAPHSMNERIDMTYLTGSTDQTFGGNNGTATVWTNVRKDLEKDNPNVAKLFKNMTFPVSMMNQIMTSVHKDKSLSLGKAGLKWLKENPEMYEAWTKDVTTVDGKPAAPAIKAYLDKNV
- a CDS encoding mechanosensitive ion channel family protein, producing the protein MTDNWLGWSVRVLLALTVIGMMVAFLKWLKGGKGNWRDLWEAIGGPLRKQTVGIVIITSFIFLVTVLLPLVHFEVSTTKTILAILGAVWVLITAWILSMVSYMAVNIVQWKYDIETDDNLRARKVHTRVRVLQRIVVVLIWLGALAGILLQFERFRTVGTTMLASAGVLSVVLGISAQKTFGAIIAGIQVALSNPINLEDVVIVEGEWGRIEEITFTYVVVRVWDQRRLIVPVTYFLEKPFQNWTRKTAEIMGTVFLHVDYTTPIEPLREHLRQLCEEARPLWDGKTCGLQVTDSGSHDITVRALVSASNASKAWDLRCLVREGLIGFMQENYPECLPKRRFIMDQEEPVDL